GAAATATGAGGTGCTCCATCATCATCTAAGGTATAGACTTTTAAACATCCTTTTGTTATAAAGTACTCATACTTGGCAATCTCACCCGCCTGCATCAGAAAGTCTTTTTTCTCTACCTTAACTTCAGTCAACAAAGAGATGTATTTCTTCTTTTCTAACTTCGTTAAATCGATAAACCGAGATACATTTTTAAGTACAAGCGTATGAGATTCTTTATAATTCAATTCTTGTGACATTTGATTGACTATAATTTAAATAATAAATCTCAGACTTAGAAATTCGATAATACGATGACTAACTACTCAAAATAGATTTGGAATAGTAATTCTACGACTATCAAAGCTAAACCCTATTTGCGCTCAAACACTCTCGAATTCCTCGTCGCATCCATTCTTGCATAAATCTGCATGACATTCACCAAACATCATTTTGCAGACAAATATTCCCAATTTGCAGAACCTATTTTCTATAGAAAAGGAATACATCGATTTTTACTTAGAATTATTCAGTATTTTAAAATCGTGAAAAAATCAATTGTTGTCGGGTTACATATTGGGTTTTGGTTATGCTACTTGGTCTTGACCATTGTTTTAGTTGTCCTTTCGTTACGTGGAGAGGATAATAATGCTATTGTAGCTGAAACGACTGAAAGAGTTCTGTATTTTACAGTGATTCCTTCTGTTATTTGCTACTATTTATTCTATTTTCTTGTCTTTCCTAAGATTCGTGAAAAGAAGTTTGTGCTCACCATTACGTACGCACTTTTGTTTGCAATTGGTTCATCTTTAATTGGAAATCTTTTAATCTACATTTTTTTAGGGTTAGAGAGCCTGACGGAACGCGAGGAATCTATTATGGTTGGTATCGCTTTCAGTTCTTTTGTCTGTTTAGCAACAGGTATCGTAGCACTAATTACCAAAGGGTTCATCACTTGGTACGAAGAATTAAAATTGAAAGAGGAACTCAAGCAAAAAAATCATGAAATGGAAATGGCATTGGTCAAGTCGCAACTGGATCCACACTTTTTGTTCAATACTTTGAATAATATCGACATCCTTATTTTAAAGGATGCCACCGAAGCTTCCAAATACCTGAACAAACTGTCGGATATTATGCGCTTTATGTTGTTCGAAACCAAAGCGGACAAAATTCTACTATCCAAAGAAATTGAAT
This genomic window from Maribacter sp. MJ134 contains:
- a CDS encoding sensor histidine kinase gives rise to the protein MTFTKHHFADKYSQFAEPIFYRKGIHRFLLRIIQYFKIVKKSIVVGLHIGFWLCYLVLTIVLVVLSLRGEDNNAIVAETTERVLYFTVIPSVICYYLFYFLVFPKIREKKFVLTITYALLFAIGSSLIGNLLIYIFLGLESLTEREESIMVGIAFSSFVCLATGIVALITKGFITWYEELKLKEELKQKNHEMEMALVKSQLDPHFLFNTLNNIDILILKDATEASKYLNKLSDIMRFMLFETKADKILLSKEIEYIEKYIALQKIRTANSSYVNFGITGSPNGKTIAPMVFLPFIENAFKHTTNKKLDDAITIRIAIDKEIVKFDCINKFNPNRKIRQENSGLGNTLIEKRLNLLYPEKHTLEVEKGKEQYSVRLTIVQ